The Amycolatopsis mongoliensis genome includes a window with the following:
- a CDS encoding bifunctional aminoglycoside phosphotransferase/ATP-binding protein, whose product MDTPWAAVHETHIGAVFLVGDLAYKLKKPVDLGFLDFSARETRERVCHREVELNRRLAPDVYLGVSDVTGPDGSVCDHLVVMRRMPEDRRLSTLVRRGAPLAAAIRALARQLATFHARAARGPGVDADETRDAVRDRWRASFAQVRPFHGTVLDPATAIEIEALTEEFLAGREPLFDHRIAEGHVVDGHGDLLADDIFCLPDGPRVLDCLEFDDHLRHVDVLDDVAFLAMDLERLGAPEPAAQLVAAYREFSGDPAPPALLHHYLAYRAFVRVKVACLRAAQGDPEAAELARDYAGIALRHLRLGRVRLILVGGAPGTGKSTIAAGLADWLGATLLQSDRLRKELAGLTPAPRPAEGYRQGLYDTTHTDSTYAELARRAGALLSIGETVVLDASWSAARHRRLAAGAAERASSPVLAVRCEVPEPVAVHRITTRTPELSDATPQIAHRMAADADPWPEAHLLTTTGTPRESLLRAVAALVPEHRKSPAERHSGPADGRARGARVEPVAHPDHEAGR is encoded by the coding sequence ATGGACACACCCTGGGCCGCTGTGCACGAGACCCACATCGGCGCGGTCTTCCTCGTGGGAGATCTCGCCTACAAGCTCAAGAAGCCGGTCGACCTCGGCTTCCTCGACTTCTCCGCGCGCGAGACCCGCGAACGGGTGTGCCACCGGGAGGTGGAGCTGAACCGGCGGCTGGCGCCGGACGTCTACCTCGGCGTCTCCGACGTCACCGGGCCGGACGGCTCGGTGTGCGACCACCTCGTCGTCATGCGCCGGATGCCCGAAGACCGGCGGCTCTCCACCCTGGTCCGCCGCGGCGCGCCGCTCGCGGCGGCGATCCGGGCGCTGGCCCGGCAGCTCGCCACCTTCCACGCGCGGGCCGCCCGCGGTCCCGGGGTCGACGCCGACGAGACCCGCGACGCCGTCCGGGACCGGTGGCGGGCCAGCTTCGCGCAGGTGCGGCCCTTCCACGGCACCGTGCTCGACCCGGCCACCGCGATCGAGATCGAAGCCCTCACCGAGGAGTTCCTCGCCGGCCGCGAGCCGCTGTTCGACCACCGGATCGCCGAGGGCCACGTCGTCGACGGCCACGGCGACCTGCTCGCCGACGACATCTTCTGCCTGCCCGACGGCCCGCGCGTGCTCGACTGCCTGGAGTTCGACGACCACCTCCGGCACGTCGACGTGCTCGACGACGTCGCCTTCCTCGCGATGGACCTCGAACGGCTCGGCGCCCCGGAACCGGCCGCGCAGCTCGTCGCCGCCTACCGCGAGTTCTCCGGTGACCCCGCTCCCCCGGCGCTGCTGCACCACTACCTCGCCTACCGCGCGTTCGTCCGGGTCAAGGTCGCCTGCCTGCGTGCGGCGCAGGGCGACCCCGAGGCCGCGGAACTGGCCCGTGACTACGCCGGCATCGCGCTGCGGCACCTGCGCCTCGGCCGGGTCCGGCTGATCCTCGTCGGCGGCGCCCCCGGCACCGGCAAGTCCACGATCGCCGCCGGCCTCGCCGACTGGCTCGGCGCGACCCTGCTGCAGTCCGACCGGCTGCGCAAGGAACTGGCGGGGCTGACCCCGGCCCCGCGCCCCGCCGAGGGGTACCGGCAGGGCCTCTACGACACCACGCACACCGACTCGACCTACGCCGAGCTCGCGCGCCGCGCGGGTGCGCTGCTGTCGATCGGGGAAACCGTCGTGCTGGACGCGTCCTGGTCCGCCGCCCGGCACCGCAGGCTCGCCGCGGGCGCCGCCGAACGGGCGAGCAGCCCGGTGCTCGCCGTGCGGTGCGAGGTGCCGGAACCCGTCGCGGTGCACCGGATCACCACCCGGACACCGGAGCTTTCCGATGCCACACCGCAGATCGCGCACCGGATGGCCGCCGACGCCGACCCGTGGCCCGAGGCGCACCTGCTGACCACCACCGGAACGCCGCGGGAGTCGCTCCTGCGGGCGGTGGCGGCCCTGGTGCCCGAGCACCGAAAGTCCCCCGCCGAGAGGCATTCCGGCCCTGCCGACGGCAGGGCGCGCGGTGCGAGGGTCGAACCGGTAGCACACCCCGACCACGAGGCAGGCCGATGA
- a CDS encoding Acg family FMN-binding oxidoreductase, translated as MERGLPDDFTVKTAVAMAVRAPSVHNSQPWYWRIGHSSLHLYADPDRLLPETDPDGRDLILSCGAALHHLRVGFAALGWATDVRRLPNPDEPDHLAAITLRRREPSQDEIAMAAAIPRRRTDRRRHSSWAVPRGHVEAMAKAAALEGTVLQVAENSARYYLATATEEASRRHEADPAYRTELAAWSGRHVSPDGVPARNTPAPDDTPGALRGRPFADPLLPQPPDAKAEDDETVLLVLSTASDDRMSRLRAGEATSAVLLTANAFGLSSCPLTEPLELPDVRETVIDRVTGGSFPQMVLRIGWAPANADPLPATPRRDLADVLQPLEAPPRHFQAR; from the coding sequence ATGGAGCGAGGACTTCCCGACGATTTCACCGTCAAGACCGCGGTGGCCATGGCGGTCCGTGCGCCGTCGGTGCACAACTCCCAGCCGTGGTACTGGCGGATCGGGCACAGTTCGCTGCACCTGTACGCAGACCCCGACCGGCTGCTGCCCGAAACCGACCCGGACGGCCGCGACCTGATCCTCAGCTGTGGTGCGGCCCTGCACCACCTCCGGGTGGGTTTCGCCGCGCTCGGTTGGGCCACCGACGTGCGCCGGCTGCCCAACCCGGACGAGCCCGACCACCTCGCGGCGATCACGCTGCGGCGGCGCGAGCCGTCGCAGGACGAGATCGCGATGGCCGCGGCGATCCCCCGGCGCCGCACCGACCGGCGGCGGCACAGCTCGTGGGCCGTGCCCCGCGGGCACGTCGAAGCCATGGCCAAGGCCGCGGCGCTGGAAGGCACCGTGCTGCAGGTGGCCGAGAACTCGGCGCGCTACTACCTGGCGACCGCCACCGAGGAAGCGTCGCGGCGGCACGAAGCCGACCCGGCCTACCGCACCGAGCTGGCCGCCTGGAGCGGACGGCACGTTTCGCCCGACGGGGTCCCGGCCCGCAACACCCCGGCGCCGGACGACACCCCGGGTGCGCTGCGGGGCCGCCCGTTCGCCGACCCGCTCCTGCCCCAGCCGCCCGATGCCAAGGCCGAAGACGACGAAACCGTGCTGCTGGTGCTGAGCACCGCCTCCGACGACCGGATGTCGCGGCTGCGCGCGGGCGAGGCGACGAGCGCCGTCCTGCTGACCGCCAACGCCTTCGGCCTGTCCTCCTGCCCGCTGACCGAGCCGCTCGAGCTCCCGGACGTCCGCGAGACCGTGATCGACCGCGTCACCGGCGGCTCGTTCCCGCAGATGGTGCTGCGCATCGGCTGGGCACCCGCCAACGCCGACCCGCTGCCCGCCACGCCGCGCCGTGACCTCGCCGACGTGCTGCAGCCGCTCGAGGCTCCCCCGAGGCACTTCCAGGCACGCTAG
- a CDS encoding SHOCT domain-containing protein — MPYWHNFGAMGWFGGIGMLVLLVLVLASLVTLAVVLGRRAPQPPGPGDTARRILDERFARGEIDQEEYERRRDALTRAS, encoded by the coding sequence ATGCCGTACTGGCACAACTTCGGAGCCATGGGCTGGTTCGGTGGCATCGGCATGCTCGTGCTGCTGGTGCTCGTGCTGGCTTCGCTGGTCACCCTCGCCGTCGTTCTCGGGCGCCGGGCGCCGCAGCCGCCGGGGCCGGGCGACACCGCCCGGCGGATCCTCGACGAGCGGTTCGCGCGCGGCGAGATCGACCAGGAGGAGTACGAACGCCGGCGTGACGCGCTGACGCGAGCGAGCTGA
- a CDS encoding AMIN-like domain-containing (lipo)protein yields the protein MRAKATLTALVCGLVLAGCGSDQGAAPAPGSTSAATTPPSAATTTPAPATTTTPPRTTTSPPATPPPATPSCAATSRWSTEARSSATMSRDALYLVRAGRHDCFDRVVFDVNGPAEAGYVVRYVTVVTSDPKGDPLPVPGGAALEVVVRAPALGTDDSGHQPGRVLAATGDTLVTTPGWPALRAVRFAGSFEGQSTFAVGVRAKLPFRVFTQVDPRDAIRRVVVDIAH from the coding sequence ATGCGCGCCAAGGCGACCCTCACGGCCCTCGTGTGCGGGTTGGTCCTCGCCGGCTGCGGGAGCGACCAAGGTGCGGCACCGGCGCCGGGCAGCACCTCGGCGGCCACCACGCCGCCGAGCGCCGCGACGACGACGCCCGCACCGGCCACGACCACGACGCCCCCGCGCACGACGACGTCACCGCCGGCCACGCCGCCACCGGCGACGCCGTCCTGCGCGGCGACCTCGCGCTGGAGCACCGAAGCGCGGAGTTCCGCCACGATGAGCCGGGACGCGCTGTACCTCGTCCGGGCCGGCCGCCACGACTGCTTCGATCGGGTGGTGTTCGACGTCAACGGCCCGGCGGAGGCCGGGTACGTGGTCCGCTACGTCACGGTCGTCACCTCCGACCCGAAGGGCGACCCGCTGCCGGTTCCCGGTGGTGCGGCCCTGGAAGTCGTCGTCCGGGCACCCGCGCTCGGCACCGACGACTCCGGGCACCAGCCCGGCCGGGTGCTCGCCGCGACCGGCGACACCCTGGTGACCACACCGGGCTGGCCGGCCCTGCGGGCCGTGCGCTTCGCCGGTTCCTTCGAAGGCCAGAGCACGTTCGCCGTCGGCGTGCGCGCGAAGCTGCCCTTCCGCGTCTTCACCCAGGTGGACCCCCGGGACGCGATCCGCCGGGTGGTCGTCGACATCGCGCACTGA
- a CDS encoding wax ester/triacylglycerol synthase family O-acyltransferase, translated as MDRLSPLDAAFLEIEDEDPSSSLAIASVAIAEGPVPDQDEFVAAVLARVDGIPRYHQKVRMVPFDLGPPAWVDDPDFDPAAHFGRIALPPPHDEAALCDLVALLMSERLERDRPLWEFWVIEGLPDGRWAILSKLHHALADGLAATHVQTILFGDTPPDKPARREEAPDPGSARLLLEAAGALLRNPWDQARLIAGQLLHPNQLARRLSDAARGLAALTSALLPASPTPLTGPLGQDRRYATATVALADVKVAAVGFGVTVNDILLAAITGGFRELLLHRGETPAADSVRTLVPVSVRLGSSLDNEVSLLLPLLPVDLADPVQRLVRVRERLVALKAGKEADAGALITASAAQEPFAPVAWAIRAAAHLPQRNIVTVTTNVRGPAEPLSAVGRPIVEIYPYVPIALRVRTGVAMLSYAGRVTFGITSDAGTVPEIGVLAKAIEREVQTLRDAVA; from the coding sequence ATGGACCGGCTCAGCCCGCTCGACGCCGCCTTCCTCGAAATCGAGGACGAAGACCCCAGCTCGTCGCTCGCCATCGCCTCGGTCGCCATCGCCGAGGGGCCCGTCCCCGACCAGGACGAGTTCGTGGCGGCCGTGCTCGCCCGGGTGGACGGGATTCCGCGCTACCACCAGAAGGTCCGCATGGTGCCGTTCGACCTCGGGCCGCCGGCCTGGGTCGACGATCCGGACTTCGACCCGGCCGCCCACTTCGGCCGGATCGCGCTCCCGCCGCCGCACGACGAGGCGGCGCTCTGCGACCTCGTCGCGCTCCTCATGAGCGAACGGCTCGAGCGGGACCGGCCGCTGTGGGAGTTCTGGGTCATCGAAGGCCTGCCGGACGGCCGCTGGGCGATCCTGTCCAAGCTGCACCACGCGCTGGCCGACGGCCTCGCGGCGACCCACGTGCAGACGATCCTCTTCGGGGACACCCCGCCCGACAAGCCCGCGCGGCGCGAGGAAGCGCCCGACCCCGGCTCGGCCCGGCTCCTGCTGGAGGCGGCCGGCGCGCTGCTGCGGAACCCGTGGGACCAGGCGCGCCTGATCGCCGGGCAGCTGCTGCACCCGAACCAGCTGGCCCGCCGGCTGAGCGACGCCGCACGCGGCCTCGCCGCGCTGACTTCGGCGCTGCTGCCCGCGTCCCCGACGCCGCTGACCGGGCCGCTCGGGCAGGACCGGCGGTACGCGACCGCCACCGTGGCCCTGGCCGACGTCAAGGTCGCGGCCGTCGGGTTCGGCGTCACGGTGAACGACATCCTGCTCGCCGCCATCACCGGCGGCTTCCGCGAACTCCTGCTGCACCGCGGGGAAACCCCGGCCGCGGACTCCGTGCGCACCCTGGTGCCGGTCTCCGTCCGGCTCGGATCCTCACTGGACAACGAGGTCTCGCTCCTGCTGCCGCTGCTGCCGGTCGACCTCGCCGACCCCGTGCAGCGGCTGGTCCGGGTGCGCGAGCGGCTCGTCGCGCTCAAGGCGGGCAAGGAGGCCGACGCCGGCGCGCTGATCACCGCGTCGGCCGCCCAGGAGCCGTTCGCACCGGTCGCCTGGGCGATCCGCGCCGCCGCGCACCTGCCGCAGCGCAACATCGTCACCGTCACGACCAACGTGCGCGGCCCGGCCGAACCGCTGTCCGCGGTCGGGCGGCCGATCGTCGAGATCTACCCGTACGTCCCGATCGCGCTGCGGGTGCGGACCGGGGTGGCGATGCTCAGCTACGCCGGGCGGGTCACGTTCGGGATCACCTCCGACGCCGGCACCGTGCCGGAGATCGGCGTGCTCGCCAAGGCGATCGAACGCGAAGTCCAGACCCTGCGCGACGCCGTCGCCTGA
- a CDS encoding WS/DGAT domain-containing protein, with product MPAQDSLWLQLDRPENLMLVTSVLWTKTPVDPARLRSVVSDRLLARYPVYLQRAVRHGRAITWETDPDFDLGDHVLVQDLPAPADQAALQEFVAARRSSPLDPNRPLWTIDLLQGYRGGSALISRTHHAMADGIRLTQVLFSLLDPIEGQTAPHAKVGGAGPHREAVAQPVVRLGAAMLRALGDSGAKAQQRAARVHPVLETAVALPVLGATAAVGATGAVAGFLAAALAGGPRSVVDAVAGAATTIWHSATGTADLLGPSTATGLWDGEPGVEKTAAWGEPIPLDELARIGHDTGTTVNDVCTALVAGALDRYFTEHATARPGPNDLGWLIPVSLSSFDDGLPATLGNHFSLVLAQLPLGRRTFAERLAEVHRRVARIRDSFEPVLTFGVQYAIAQSPESLGTAMSRFFAGKAVGVLTNVPGPRAPMTLAGAPVEGIVGWAPCSARQAITICIFSYAGQVRFGFGTDRKLIPDPEALVAGLAAEFETAR from the coding sequence ATGCCCGCGCAGGACAGCCTGTGGCTGCAGCTGGACCGGCCCGAGAACCTGATGCTCGTCACGTCCGTGCTGTGGACGAAGACCCCGGTGGACCCGGCGCGGCTGCGGTCGGTGGTGTCGGACCGTTTGCTGGCCCGCTATCCGGTGTACCTGCAGCGGGCCGTGCGGCACGGCCGCGCCATCACCTGGGAAACCGATCCCGACTTCGACCTCGGTGACCACGTCCTGGTGCAGGACCTGCCCGCGCCCGCGGACCAGGCGGCGCTGCAGGAGTTCGTCGCCGCCCGGCGGAGCAGCCCGCTCGACCCGAATCGTCCACTGTGGACCATCGACCTGCTGCAAGGCTACCGTGGTGGCAGCGCGCTGATCAGCCGCACCCACCACGCGATGGCCGACGGGATCCGGCTGACGCAGGTGCTGTTCAGCCTCCTGGACCCGATCGAGGGGCAAACCGCACCGCACGCGAAGGTCGGCGGTGCCGGACCGCACCGGGAAGCCGTCGCCCAGCCGGTGGTCCGCCTCGGCGCGGCCATGCTGCGCGCGCTCGGCGACAGCGGGGCGAAGGCACAACAGCGCGCCGCTCGCGTGCATCCGGTGCTGGAGACCGCGGTGGCGCTGCCGGTACTCGGCGCGACCGCGGCCGTGGGCGCGACCGGCGCGGTCGCCGGGTTCCTGGCCGCGGCGTTGGCTGGCGGCCCGCGCAGCGTGGTCGACGCGGTCGCCGGCGCGGCGACGACGATCTGGCACAGCGCCACCGGGACCGCGGACCTGCTCGGTCCCTCCACCGCCACCGGGCTGTGGGACGGCGAGCCGGGCGTCGAGAAGACCGCCGCCTGGGGCGAGCCGATCCCGCTGGACGAGCTGGCGCGGATCGGCCACGACACCGGGACGACGGTCAACGACGTCTGCACCGCGCTCGTCGCCGGCGCGCTCGACCGGTACTTCACCGAGCACGCCACCGCCCGGCCCGGGCCGAACGACCTCGGCTGGCTGATCCCGGTGAGCCTGTCCTCCTTCGACGACGGGCTGCCGGCCACCCTGGGCAACCACTTCTCGCTCGTGCTGGCCCAGCTCCCGCTCGGGCGCCGGACGTTCGCCGAGCGCCTCGCCGAGGTGCACCGCCGGGTCGCCCGCATCCGCGATTCGTTCGAGCCGGTGCTGACCTTCGGCGTGCAGTACGCCATCGCGCAGAGCCCGGAATCGCTCGGCACGGCGATGAGCAGGTTCTTCGCCGGCAAGGCCGTCGGGGTCCTGACGAACGTGCCGGGCCCGCGAGCACCGATGACGCTGGCCGGCGCGCCGGTCGAAGGCATCGTCGGCTGGGCGCCGTGCAGCGCGCGGCAGGCGATCACGATCTGCATCTTCAGCTACGCCGGGCAGGTGCGGTTCGGCTTCGGCACGGACCGCAAGCTGATCCCGGACCCGGAGGCGCTGGTCGCCGGACTGGCCGCGGAGTTCGAGACGGCCCGGTAG
- a CDS encoding NAD(P)/FAD-dependent oxidoreductase has translation MSPNHVVVLGSGFAGLETAFALRAQANPDRVRLTLVSDRDDFLFRPNSIYLPFGAAEAPLHVPLGKALRRREIDTHIATAEGVDTGRGVVHTSRGEVPYDNLVLATGAAMRPEEVPGLAEHAHTVWSPGRLHALGEQLQWVVRHAAHGRLQQVLFLVPPNNKCAGPLYEIALMLDTWLRRRGVRDNVQLAFTTFEQGYVQAFGPKLHGVVAAEFAKRGIDGRTGAVPDKVSELEVAYTDGTAQEFDLLVAFPPHVAAQRFEGLPADDRGFLSCDASTREVLGNPGVYAPGDAGDFPVKQAFLALLQAQAVAGQIAADAGAHLPGPGFEPVSMCVLEMFDNATFAQVPLAVTGDSVVVDPAAAEAYRVGTSPAWRLGKKALGTYVPGRFRAGLPVHAGTGWDVMALGVRGATRWLTR, from the coding sequence ATGTCCCCCAACCATGTCGTAGTACTGGGCAGCGGGTTCGCCGGCCTGGAGACCGCGTTCGCGTTGCGCGCGCAGGCGAACCCGGACCGCGTCCGGCTCACCCTGGTCTCCGACCGTGACGACTTCCTGTTCCGGCCCAACAGCATCTACCTGCCCTTCGGGGCCGCCGAAGCGCCGCTGCACGTGCCGCTGGGGAAAGCGTTGCGGCGCCGCGAGATCGACACCCACATCGCGACCGCCGAAGGTGTCGACACCGGCCGCGGCGTCGTGCACACCTCACGCGGCGAGGTCCCCTACGACAACCTCGTGCTCGCCACCGGTGCCGCGATGCGCCCGGAGGAGGTGCCCGGCCTCGCCGAGCACGCCCACACGGTCTGGTCCCCCGGCCGGCTGCACGCGCTGGGCGAGCAGCTGCAGTGGGTCGTCCGCCACGCCGCGCACGGCCGGCTCCAGCAGGTCCTGTTCCTGGTGCCGCCGAACAACAAGTGCGCCGGACCGCTGTACGAGATCGCCCTGATGCTCGACACGTGGCTGCGCCGCCGCGGCGTCCGCGACAACGTCCAGCTGGCGTTCACCACGTTCGAGCAGGGTTACGTGCAGGCGTTCGGCCCGAAGCTGCACGGCGTCGTCGCCGCGGAGTTCGCGAAGCGCGGCATCGACGGGCGCACCGGGGCCGTCCCCGACAAGGTGAGCGAGCTCGAGGTCGCCTACACCGACGGAACCGCGCAGGAGTTCGACCTCCTGGTGGCGTTCCCGCCGCACGTCGCGGCGCAGCGCTTCGAGGGGCTGCCGGCCGACGACCGCGGCTTCCTTTCCTGCGACGCGAGCACGCGCGAGGTGCTCGGGAACCCGGGCGTCTACGCGCCCGGCGACGCCGGGGACTTCCCGGTGAAACAGGCGTTCCTCGCGCTGCTGCAGGCGCAGGCGGTCGCCGGGCAGATCGCCGCCGACGCCGGCGCCCACCTGCCCGGCCCCGGGTTCGAACCGGTGAGCATGTGCGTGCTGGAGATGTTCGACAACGCGACGTTCGCGCAGGTCCCGCTGGCGGTCACCGGTGATTCGGTGGTGGTCGATCCGGCGGCCGCCGAGGCGTACCGCGTCGGCACTTCGCCGGCGTGGCGGCTGGGCAAGAAGGCCCTCGGCACCTATGTACCGGGCCGCTTCCGCGCCGGGCTGCCGGTGCACGCGGGGACCGGCTGGGACGTCATGGCGCTGGGCGTGCGCGGCGCGACCCGCTGGCTGACGCGCTGA
- a CDS encoding ATP-binding cassette domain-containing protein, which yields MTATAHRPAEFPAAAEPAGTPLLRVRGVTKKFGPVQALAGVDLDVPAGQVTALVGDNGAGKSVLIKCIAGIHVPDSGEFTWEGRPVRIRTPRAAAALGIETVYQDLALCDNLDIVQNMFLGREHLRHGTLDEDRMELAAKETLHSLGVTTVTSVRQQVGSLSGGQRQAVAIAKAVLWNSKLVIMDEPTAALGVQQTEVVLGLVQRLAERGLGVIVVSHNMNDVFDVADRIAVLYLGRMAGVFTTAELTKESVVDLMTAGRSDRWAGEAGIAS from the coding sequence GTGACCGCCACCGCCCACCGGCCCGCAGAGTTCCCGGCCGCCGCCGAGCCGGCCGGGACACCGCTCCTGCGCGTCCGGGGTGTCACCAAGAAGTTCGGGCCGGTGCAGGCGCTGGCCGGGGTCGACCTCGACGTCCCGGCCGGGCAGGTGACCGCGCTGGTCGGCGACAACGGCGCCGGCAAGTCCGTGCTGATCAAGTGCATCGCGGGCATCCACGTCCCGGACAGCGGCGAGTTCACCTGGGAAGGCCGGCCGGTGCGCATCCGCACCCCGCGTGCGGCGGCCGCGCTCGGCATCGAGACCGTGTACCAGGACCTCGCGCTGTGCGACAACCTCGACATCGTGCAGAACATGTTCCTCGGCCGCGAACACCTGCGGCACGGCACGCTCGACGAGGACCGGATGGAGCTGGCCGCGAAGGAGACTTTGCACAGCCTCGGCGTCACCACGGTGACGTCGGTCCGCCAGCAGGTGGGCTCCCTGTCCGGCGGCCAGCGGCAGGCGGTCGCGATCGCGAAAGCCGTGCTGTGGAACTCGAAGCTGGTGATCATGGACGAGCCGACGGCCGCGCTGGGCGTGCAGCAGACCGAGGTGGTGCTCGGCCTCGTCCAGCGGCTGGCCGAGCGGGGCCTGGGCGTGATCGTCGTGTCGCACAACATGAACGACGTCTTCGACGTGGCCGACCGCATCGCGGTCCTGTACCTGGGCCGGATGGCGGGTGTGTTCACCACCGCCGAGCTCACCAAGGAATCGGTCGTCGACCTGATGACGGCGGGCCGCTCCGACCGCTGGGCCGGGGAGGCCGGAATCGCTTCATGA
- a CDS encoding universal stress protein, producing MTETTAKARIVVGVDGSDAGTAALVWAAGQAEASGAELDVVTVWLHDAMLDDASVSRTLEEARRVHVHELEKIVTAVTKDHAGVTARCSAPDGDPASVLTDRAKGATMLVVGSHGKGKLREVLAGSVSSACLRHATCPVAVIPPPAHTPETLLGRQVAELASGKI from the coding sequence ATGACGGAAACGACCGCGAAGGCCCGCATAGTCGTCGGTGTCGACGGTTCGGACGCGGGCACGGCCGCCCTGGTCTGGGCGGCCGGACAGGCCGAGGCGAGCGGTGCGGAGCTGGACGTCGTGACGGTGTGGCTGCACGACGCGATGCTCGACGACGCTTCGGTGAGCCGGACCCTCGAAGAGGCCCGGCGGGTACACGTCCACGAGCTGGAGAAGATCGTGACCGCCGTGACGAAGGACCACGCCGGCGTGACCGCGCGGTGCTCGGCCCCGGACGGCGATCCCGCGAGCGTCCTGACCGACCGGGCGAAGGGTGCGACGATGCTGGTCGTCGGCAGCCACGGCAAGGGCAAGCTGCGCGAGGTGCTCGCCGGCTCGGTCAGCAGCGCCTGCCTGCGGCACGCGACCTGCCCCGTCGCGGTGATCCCGCCGCCCGCCCACACCCCGGAGACCCTGCTCGGCCGGCAGGTTGCCGAGCTGGCGTCCGGCAAGATCTGA
- a CDS encoding hydrogenase maturation protease yields the protein MTDVVIGLGNPLCGDDGIGPAVVAALPALPGVRVVGRIADPLALVDAWTGAGLAVVVDAVRGAFPAGEVVRCTGADGLPAGAGRGGHTLDVAAAARLGQALGRSPRRLVVLGVAGVDFTPGRGLSAPVAAAVPAAVRAVLAEGLWSSQIGQNARSAVRPEGVG from the coding sequence GTGACGGACGTCGTCATCGGGCTGGGCAACCCGCTGTGCGGTGACGACGGGATCGGCCCGGCGGTCGTCGCCGCGCTGCCGGCGCTGCCCGGGGTCCGCGTGGTGGGGCGGATCGCCGATCCGCTGGCGCTGGTCGACGCCTGGACCGGCGCCGGCCTCGCGGTGGTCGTCGACGCCGTCCGGGGCGCGTTCCCGGCCGGGGAGGTCGTCCGGTGCACGGGGGCGGACGGCCTGCCCGCCGGCGCCGGGCGGGGCGGGCACACGCTCGACGTCGCGGCCGCCGCCCGGCTCGGGCAGGCCCTGGGGCGCTCGCCGCGGCGGCTGGTCGTGCTCGGCGTCGCGGGCGTGGACTTCACGCCGGGCCGGGGGCTCTCGGCGCCGGTCGCCGCGGCGGTCCCGGCCGCGGTCCGGGCCGTGCTCGCGGAAGGCCTTTGGTCATCGCAGATCGGGCAGAACGCCAGGTCCGCGGTGCGGCCGGAAGGAGTTGGCTAG
- a CDS encoding Ni/Fe hydrogenase subunit alpha: protein MTARRLVVNAIARVEGEGALRLVVDDGRVHTAELNIYEPPRFFEALLRGRAWTEPPDITARICGICPVAYQTSACNALEAACGAELDGPLADLRRLLYCGEWISSHALHIHLLHAPDFLGYPDGIAMAAGHREAVERGLALKKTGNALLELIGGRAIHPVNVRVGGFYSVPSRADLAPMRERLLGALDQAREVVRWVSGFDFPDHEVGHDLLSAREPGRYPIDRGTVVTSTGAEFPAAEFPEHVVERQVPHSTALHASLDGRRYLTGPLARYSLNSALLGPVAREAAAEAGLGTECRNPFRSIVVRAVEVVYAVEEAIRLIDGYERPDRPAVEITPRAGTGHGVSEAPRGLLYHRYTLDEAGLVTAAAIVPPTSQNQAAIEDDLCRLAGTRLDLGDDALALFCERVIRNHDPCISCATHFLDLTVIRR, encoded by the coding sequence GTGACCGCCCGCCGGCTGGTGGTCAACGCGATCGCCCGGGTCGAAGGCGAAGGCGCGCTGCGGCTGGTCGTCGACGACGGCCGGGTGCACACCGCCGAGCTGAACATCTACGAGCCGCCCCGGTTCTTCGAGGCGCTTCTGCGCGGGCGCGCCTGGACCGAGCCGCCCGACATCACCGCGCGCATCTGCGGGATCTGCCCGGTGGCGTACCAGACGAGCGCGTGCAACGCCCTCGAAGCGGCGTGCGGCGCCGAACTCGACGGCCCGCTGGCCGACCTGCGGCGCCTGCTCTACTGCGGGGAGTGGATCTCGAGCCACGCGCTGCACATCCACCTGCTGCACGCGCCGGACTTCCTCGGGTACCCGGACGGGATCGCGATGGCGGCCGGGCACCGGGAGGCGGTCGAACGCGGTCTCGCGCTCAAGAAGACCGGCAACGCGCTGCTGGAACTGATCGGCGGCCGAGCGATCCACCCGGTGAACGTCCGCGTCGGCGGGTTCTACTCGGTGCCGTCGCGGGCGGACCTCGCCCCGATGCGCGAGCGGCTGCTGGGCGCGCTGGACCAGGCGCGCGAGGTCGTGCGCTGGGTGTCCGGCTTCGACTTCCCGGACCACGAGGTCGGCCACGACCTGCTCTCGGCGCGCGAGCCGGGGCGCTACCCGATCGACCGGGGGACGGTGGTCACGAGCACCGGCGCGGAGTTCCCCGCCGCGGAGTTCCCGGAGCACGTCGTCGAACGGCAGGTCCCGCACTCCACGGCGCTGCACGCGAGCCTCGACGGCCGCCGCTACCTGACCGGGCCGCTCGCCCGGTACTCGCTCAACTCGGCGCTGCTCGGCCCGGTGGCGCGTGAAGCCGCGGCCGAGGCGGGACTGGGCACGGAGTGCCGGAACCCGTTCCGGTCCATTGTGGTCAGAGCGGTCGAAGTGGTGTACGCGGTCGAAGAGGCGATCAGGCTGATCGACGGCTACGAGCGGCCCGACCGGCCCGCCGTCGAGATCACCCCGCGCGCGGGCACCGGGCACGGCGTCAGCGAGGCCCCGCGCGGGCTGCTCTACCACCGGTACACGCTCGACGAGGCCGGGCTCGTCACCGCGGCGGCGATCGTCCCGCCGACTTCGCAGAACCAGGCGGCCATCGAGGACGACCTGTGCCGCCTGGCGGGCACCCGGCTCGACCTGGGCGACGACGCGCTCGCGCTGTTCTGCGAACGGGTGATCCGCAACCACGACCCGTGCATCTCGTGCGCCACCCACTTCCTGGACCTGACGGTGATCCGCCGGTGA